A genome region from Paracoccus stylophorae includes the following:
- the pqqA gene encoding pyrroloquinoline quinone precursor peptide PqqA — translation MAWTKPTLKEIACGMEINMYAPAEDEPVLF, via the coding sequence ATGGCATGGACGAAACCGACCCTCAAGGAAATCGCCTGCGGCATGGAAATCAACATGTACGCACCGGCCGAGGACGAGCCCGTCCTGTTCTGA
- a CDS encoding quinoprotein relay system zinc metallohydrolase 2: MFHLILTACLAGSAGTCAPVLLPAGYAADLAGCESGAGQIASGWLSRHDDLAGRGTDCVATDDLPALELHKIAPGLFVFQGDPVQLEDSGDGRIANLGVVIGGASVAVIDSGVSRAQGQELYAAIRRLTDKPVSHVILTHAHPDHVLGTAVFQEAGATVIGHRALPLALELRAGSYLDSMDALFPPEQMLGTGIVLPDATVDDVLEIDLGARRLTLTAAPTAHTDSDLTVFDHASATLFSGDLIFRLLTPILDGSLSGWLQWLDTPPDPAPRRIVPGHGPVAATWAEAVGPQTRFLRALEHATRARILAGQPMSQAVPEIVHAMQDMAAGWNAFDASVARDATAAYKELEWQ, from the coding sequence ATGTTTCACCTGATCCTGACCGCCTGCCTTGCCGGATCGGCCGGAACATGCGCCCCCGTCCTGCTGCCCGCGGGCTATGCGGCGGATCTCGCCGGATGTGAATCCGGGGCCGGGCAGATCGCGTCCGGATGGCTGTCGCGGCATGACGATCTGGCGGGCCGCGGCACGGATTGCGTGGCCACGGACGATCTGCCGGCGCTGGAGTTGCACAAGATCGCGCCGGGCCTGTTCGTCTTTCAGGGCGATCCCGTGCAGCTTGAGGACAGCGGCGACGGGCGGATCGCGAATCTAGGCGTGGTGATCGGCGGGGCGTCCGTCGCCGTGATCGACAGCGGGGTGTCGCGCGCGCAGGGGCAGGAACTTTACGCGGCCATCCGGCGGCTGACCGACAAGCCCGTCAGCCATGTCATCCTGACCCATGCCCATCCCGACCACGTGCTCGGCACCGCCGTCTTCCAAGAGGCGGGCGCGACGGTCATCGGCCATCGCGCCCTGCCGCTGGCGCTGGAGTTGCGGGCGGGCAGTTATCTGGACAGCATGGACGCGCTGTTTCCGCCCGAACAGATGCTGGGCACCGGGATCGTCCTGCCCGACGCCACGGTGGACGATGTGCTGGAGATCGATCTGGGCGCGCGCCGGCTGACGCTGACCGCAGCGCCCACCGCCCATACCGACAGCGACCTGACGGTGTTCGACCATGCCAGCGCGACCCTGTTTTCGGGCGATCTGATCTTTCGCCTGCTGACGCCGATCCTGGACGGGTCGCTGTCGGGCTGGCTGCAATGGCTGGACACGCCCCCCGATCCCGCGCCGCGCCGGATCGTGCCCGGCCACGGACCGGTCGCGGCGACCTGGGCCGAGGCGGTGGGACCGCAGACGCGGTTCCTGAGGGCGCTTGAACACGCGACGCGGGCCCGCATCCTTGCCGGGCAGCCGATGTCGCAGGCGGTGCCGGAGATCGTCCATGCGATGCAGGACATGGCGGCGGGATGGAATGCGTTCGACGCATCGGTGGCGCGGGACGCCACCGCCGCCTACAAGGAACTTGAATGGCAATAG
- the pqqB gene encoding pyrroloquinoline quinone biosynthesis protein PqqB — translation MRIIILGAAAGGGLPQWNCGCANCDAARAGRIPSLSQSSVAVSADGEDWAILNASPDIRTQLAATPALHPSGPREMPLRSVLVTNGDIDHVAGLLILRESQPFDLYATAAIHDALAANPMLAALRPDLVARRTVALDRTVTLTPGLTATLFAVPGKVPLYQEGETVETDLVGETTVGVELRTATRRALYIPGCAAMPDWLRARIAGADALLFDGTLWTDDEMIRMGLGRKTGRRMGHMAVTDTMPALADLDTGRRVFVHLNNSNPLTDPASPQTAQATAQGWQIARDGMEITL, via the coding sequence ATGAGGATCATCATCCTGGGCGCCGCCGCCGGCGGGGGTCTGCCGCAATGGAACTGCGGATGCGCCAATTGCGACGCCGCCCGCGCCGGCCGGATTCCGTCGCTGAGCCAAAGCTCGGTCGCGGTCAGTGCGGATGGTGAGGATTGGGCGATCCTGAACGCCTCGCCCGACATCCGCACGCAGCTTGCCGCGACGCCGGCGCTGCATCCGTCCGGGCCACGCGAAATGCCCTTGCGCAGCGTTCTGGTCACGAATGGCGATATCGACCACGTGGCGGGGCTGCTGATATTGCGCGAAAGCCAGCCCTTCGATCTCTATGCGACCGCCGCCATCCATGACGCGCTGGCCGCCAATCCGATGCTGGCGGCGCTGCGCCCCGATCTGGTGGCGCGCCGGACCGTGGCCCTGGATCGGACCGTAACGCTGACACCCGGCCTGACGGCGACGCTGTTCGCGGTGCCGGGCAAGGTGCCGCTGTATCAGGAGGGAGAGACGGTCGAGACCGATCTTGTGGGCGAGACCACCGTCGGCGTCGAGTTGCGGACGGCGACGCGGCGCGCGCTGTATATCCCCGGCTGCGCCGCGATGCCCGACTGGCTGCGCGCGCGCATCGCGGGGGCGGACGCGCTGCTGTTCGACGGTACGCTGTGGACGGATGACGAGATGATCCGCATGGGTCTGGGCCGGAAGACCGGCCGCCGCATGGGTCACATGGCCGTCACCGACACGATGCCGGCGCTGGCCGATCTGGACACCGGGCGGCGCGTCTTCGTGCATCTGAACAATTCGAACCCGCTGACCGATCCCGCCAGCCCCCAGACCGCCCAGGCCACGGCGCAAGGCTGGCAGATCGCCCGCGACGGAATGGAGATCACGCTGTGA
- the pqqC gene encoding pyrroloquinoline-quinone synthase PqqC encodes MKDTDHGPQSRDAFEARLRAIGAERYHDRHPFHARLHGGHCTPDEVRAWVINRWMYQSRIPMKDAAFMSRVEDPDLRRAWRKRIEDHDGGATEGGGLRRWLALARAVGLDPDYVASGAGIMPATRFAVDAYVRFVRDMPLLDAVAASLTELFAPKIHAERIEGLLAHYDFADETSLAYFRKRLTEAPEDVAFGLNHVLTHADTREKQDAAAAALIFKTDVLWAQLDALWHGYVEGNIPPGAWQPGQGMA; translated from the coding sequence GTGAAGGACACCGACCACGGCCCCCAGTCACGCGACGCGTTCGAGGCGCGGCTGCGCGCCATCGGGGCCGAACGCTATCACGACCGGCATCCGTTCCACGCGCGCCTGCATGGCGGGCACTGCACCCCTGACGAGGTGCGCGCGTGGGTCATCAACCGCTGGATGTATCAGTCGCGCATCCCGATGAAGGACGCGGCGTTCATGTCGCGGGTCGAGGACCCGGATCTGCGCCGCGCCTGGCGCAAGCGGATCGAGGATCACGACGGCGGCGCGACCGAGGGCGGCGGGCTGCGCCGCTGGCTGGCGCTGGCCCGCGCGGTGGGGCTGGACCCGGATTACGTGGCCTCGGGCGCGGGAATCATGCCGGCCACGCGGTTCGCCGTGGACGCCTATGTGCGCTTCGTGCGCGACATGCCGCTGCTGGACGCGGTCGCGGCCAGCCTGACGGAACTGTTCGCGCCCAAGATCCACGCCGAGCGGATCGAGGGATTGCTGGCGCATTACGATTTCGCCGACGAGACCAGCCTCGCCTATTTCCGCAAGCGCCTGACCGAGGCGCCCGAGGACGTGGCCTTCGGCCTGAACCACGTGCTGACCCATGCCGACACGCGCGAGAAGCAGGATGCGGCGGCGGCGGCGCTGATCTTCAAGACCGATGTGTTATGGGCGCAGCTGGATGCGCTGTGGCACGGCTATGTCGAGGGGAACATCCCCCCCGGCGCCTGGCAGCCCGGTCAGGGGATGGCGTGA
- the pqqD gene encoding pyrroloquinoline quinone biosynthesis peptide chaperone PqqD, with amino-acid sequence MDPLIAPDDIPYLPRGVRLHNDRVRGIRVLQAPERAIQLDQIGEAILSELDGARSMAVIARDLAARYDAPADLIAGDVRDFLTGLIERRMVFLKEPA; translated from the coding sequence ATGGACCCGCTGATCGCGCCCGACGACATCCCCTATCTGCCGCGCGGCGTGCGGCTGCACAACGACCGCGTGCGCGGCATCCGCGTCCTGCAGGCCCCCGAACGCGCCATCCAGCTGGACCAGATCGGCGAGGCGATCCTGTCCGAACTGGACGGCGCGCGCAGCATGGCCGTCATCGCCCGCGACCTTGCCGCCCGCTATGACGCGCCTGCGGACCTGATCGCCGGCGATGTCCGCGATTTCCTGACCGGCCTGATCGAACGCCGCATGGTGTTTCTGAAGGAGCCAGCATGA
- the pqqE gene encoding pyrroloquinoline quinone biosynthesis protein PqqE, which produces MKDHIQPRDIDGNPVTIGLPMAMLAEITHRCPLACPYCSNPVDLTRAAQELPAEDWARVFREAADLGVLQVHISGGEPGARRDLAQIVGFAREAGLYVNLITSGIGTTRDRLDELDRAGVDHVQLSLQGIRPDMADRISGHKGSWDKKMDFAAWVTEIGFPLTVNAVVHRQNMDRLPDMIGLAERLGARRIEVATVQFHGWATLNRTALMPTREQAAAARRIVNDARIRLRGRMVIDYVPADHHAVYPKACMGGWGSTGLNVAPDGTVLPCHAAASIPWMRFENVAQRSLSDIWHLSDSFNAFRGTGWMAEPCRSCDRKTVDFGGCRCQAMALAGDARATDPVCSKSPLHAQVVARAEQDAASDTADLIYRRMKKGG; this is translated from the coding sequence ATGAAGGACCATATCCAACCCCGCGACATCGACGGCAACCCCGTCACGATCGGCCTGCCCATGGCGATGCTGGCCGAGATCACCCACCGCTGCCCGCTGGCCTGCCCCTATTGTTCCAACCCGGTCGATCTGACCCGCGCCGCGCAGGAACTGCCGGCCGAGGACTGGGCGCGGGTGTTCCGCGAGGCGGCCGATCTGGGCGTGTTGCAGGTCCACATCTCGGGCGGGGAACCCGGCGCGCGCCGCGATCTGGCGCAGATCGTGGGCTTCGCGCGCGAGGCGGGGCTTTACGTCAACCTCATCACCTCGGGCATCGGCACCACCCGGGACCGGCTTGACGAACTGGACCGCGCCGGCGTCGATCACGTGCAACTGTCCCTGCAAGGCATCCGCCCCGACATGGCCGACCGCATCAGCGGCCACAAGGGATCGTGGGACAAGAAGATGGACTTTGCGGCGTGGGTTACGGAAATCGGCTTTCCGCTGACCGTCAACGCGGTCGTGCATCGCCAGAACATGGACCGCCTGCCCGACATGATCGGGCTGGCCGAACGCCTTGGCGCGCGCCGGATCGAGGTCGCGACGGTGCAGTTCCACGGATGGGCGACCCTGAACCGCACTGCCCTGATGCCGACTCGCGAACAGGCGGCGGCCGCGCGCCGGATCGTCAACGACGCCCGCATCCGCCTGCGCGGGCGCATGGTCATCGACTATGTTCCAGCCGACCATCACGCCGTCTATCCCAAGGCCTGCATGGGGGGCTGGGGATCGACCGGGCTGAACGTCGCGCCGGACGGCACGGTGCTGCCCTGCCACGCCGCCGCCTCGATCCCGTGGATGCGGTTCGAGAACGTCGCACAGCGCAGCCTGTCCGACATCTGGCACCTGTCGGACAGCTTCAACGCGTTTCGCGGCACCGGCTGGATGGCCGAACCCTGCCGGTCATGCGACCGCAAGACCGTGGATTTCGGCGGCTGCCGCTGTCAGGCGATGGCCTTGGCCGGCGATGCGCGGGCCACCGACCCGGTCTGTTCGAAATCGCCCCTGCACGCGCAGGTGGTGGCGCGGGCCGAACAGGATGCGGCGTCCGACACCGCCGATCTGATCTATCGCCGCATGAAAAAGGGAGGATGA